A window of the Lolium perenne isolate Kyuss_39 chromosome 7, Kyuss_2.0, whole genome shotgun sequence genome harbors these coding sequences:
- the LOC127314417 gene encoding WD repeat-containing protein 26 homolog, with amino-acid sequence MGGFEDDEPPSKRARASSVEPASLSVTSCYSKSANPLGGAMARPWTSQGKEVMIGSKGIIKRDEFVRVITKALYTLGYEKSGAVLEEESGITLHSQSVNLFRKQVLDGNWDNAVVTLNTLGLDENTVKSAAFLLLEQKFFELLRNDNLMGAIKMLRSEISPLGVNRKRVHEMSSCIISSSRVLVFSKLGIECSNSRFKLLEELQKVLPPTVMVPERRLEDLVEQALTVQREACYLHNSIDGLSLYMDHHCAKDQIPSRALQILCAHSDEVWFLQFSNNGKYLASASNDKSAIIWKVDESGELLLKHVLTGHERPVMMVAWSPDDCQLLTCGMEEAIRRWDVESGKCIHVYEKPSLGPTSCGWFPDGKQILCGLSDQSLCLWDLDGKQADCWKGQRISKTSDFAVAKDGKLIITINSDCTILLLNRDTKQERLVEEDCTITSFSLSEDGDFLLVNLITEKIHLWNIRSDPILVKQYTGHKRSRFVIRSCFGGFEQSFIASGSEDSKVYIWHRASGDVIETLSGHAGAVNCVSWNPTNPHMLASASDDHTIRIWGLKKASTKHRDHGSSTNGTQVNGSANGNGFVQQCNGSRSK; translated from the exons ATGGGAGGTTTTGAAGATGATGAACCACCGTCAAAGCGCGCAAGAGCATCCTCAGTAGAGCCAGCAAGTTTGTCAGTCACTTCCTGTTATTCGAAATCCGCTAATCCTTTGGGAGGTGCAATGGCTAGACCTTGGACTTCCCAAGGGAAAGAAGTTATGATTGGTTCTAAAGGTATTATTAAGAGGGACGAATTTGTGAGGGTAATCACAAAAGCTCTGTATACTCTTGGATATGAAAAAAGTGGAGCTGTTCTTGAGGAAGAATCAGGTATAACACTGCATTCCCAATCAGTGAATCTTTTCAGAAAGCAGGTGCTTGATGGAAATTGGGACAATGCAGTAGTTACCTTGAACACGCTTGGTCTGGATGAAAACACTGTGAAATCTGCTGCATTTTTGCTGTTGGAGCAGAAATTCTTTGAACTCTTGAGAAATGACAATCTCATGGGTGCTATAAAGATGCTACGGAGTGAAATCTCCCCCCTTGGTGTTAACAGAAAAAGAGTTCATGAAATGTCAAGTTGCATAATTTCTTCTTCGCGAGTGCTTGTTTTTTCAAAGCTTGGAATTGAATGTTCTAACTCACGGTTCAAGCTCCTAGAGGAATTGCAAAAGGTGCTTCCCCCTACTGTTATGGTACCTGAGAGGAGGTTGGAGGATTTAGTTGAACAGGCACTTACTGTACAACGTGAAGCCTGTTATCTCCATAATTCTATTGATGGTTTGTCACTATATATGGATCATCACTGTGCGAAGGATCAAATACCATCTCGAGCACTACAG ATATTGTGTGCACACAGTGACGAAGTATGGTTTCTCCAATTTTCAAACAACGGGAAGTATTTAGCATCGGCGTCAAATGATAAATCTGCGATCATATGGAAG GTCGATGAAAGTGGCGAACTATTGCTGAAGCACGTATTGACTGGTCATGAGAGACCAGTGATGATGGTTGCATGGAGCCCTGACGACTGCCAGCTTCTCACATGTGGAATGGAAGAAGCCATCCGGCGCTGGGATGTTGAATCTGGCAAATGCATTCATGTTTATGAAAAGCCTAGCCTTGGTCCGACGTCATGTGGTTGGTTTCCAGATGGAAAGCAAATATTGTGTGGCTTAAGTGATCAAAGTCTTTGCTTGTGGGATTTAGATGGTAAACAAGCAGATTGCTGGAAAGGGCAGAGGATATCAAAAACATCTGATTTTGCTGTAGCAAAAGATGGCAAACTTATAATAACCATCAATAGTGATTGCACAATTCTTTTATTGAATAGGGACACAAAACAGGAGAGGCTGGTTGAAGAGGATTGTACAATCACTTCATTTTCTCtttcagaagatggtgatttCTTGCTTGTAAATCTTATAACTGAGAAGATTCATTTGTGGAACATAAGGAGTGACCCCATTCTAGTTAAACAGTACACTGGCCATAAGCGCAGCCGGTTTGTCATAAGGTCATGCTTCGGTGGATTTGAGCAGAGCTTTATTGCTAGTGGAAGTGAAGATTCAAAG GTCTATATATGGCACAGAGCTAGTGGAGATGTTATCGAGACCCTCTCTGGCCACGCCGGGGCGGTCAACTGTGTAAGCTGGAACCCTACAAATCCACATATGCTCGCATCTGCAAGCGATGATCACACCATTCGCATATGGGGGTTGAAGAAAGCCAGCACAAAGCATAGGGACCATGGCAGCAGTACTAATGGGACCCAAGTGAATGGTAGCGCCAACGGCAACGGTTTCGTTCAGCAGTGCAACGGGAGCCGCAGCAAATGA
- the LOC127314416 gene encoding probable UDP-arabinose 4-epimerase 3 encodes MIPVNRRGTQPRAGMEYFDARRKPHNLGKVVVALVLITLCIFVLKQSPVFGGTSVFSRHEPGVTHVLVTGGAGYIGSHASLRLLKDNYRVTIVDNLSRGNKGAVKVLQELFPEPGRLQFIYADLGDQKSVNKIFAENAFDAVMHFAAVAYVGESTLEPLRYYHNITSNTLLILEAMASHGVKTLIYSSTCATYGEPEKMPIIETTPQLPINPYGKAKKMAEDIILDFSKRTDMAVMILRYFNVIGSDPEGRLGEAPRPELREHGRISGACFDAALGILPGLKVKGTDYPTADGTCIRDYIDVTDLVDAHVKALDKAEPSKVSIYNVGTGRGRSVKEFVDACKQATGVDIKVEYLSRRPGDYAEVFSDPTKINNELNWTAQHTNLKESLSVAWRWQKSHPRGYGTN; translated from the exons ATGATCCCTGTAAACAGGAGGGGAACTCAGCCTAGGGCTG GGATGGAGTACTTTGATGCTAGGCGTAAACCACATAATCTTGGGAAAGTTGTTGTGGCCCTGGTCCTCATAACACTCTGTATATTTGTTCTGAAGCAATCTCCTGTTTTTGGTGGGACTAGCGTG TTTTCTCGGCATGAACCTGGGGTTACCCATGTCTTAGTAACGGGAGGAGCTGGCTATATTGGTTCACATGCCTCATTGCGGCTGTTAAAGGACAACTATCGAGTTACCATTGTG GATAATCTTTCTAGAGGAAACAAGGGAGCAGTAAAGGTTCTCCAAGAATTGTTTCCGGAGCCTGGTAGACTTCAATTCATCTATGCAGATCTTGGGGATCAAAAATCG GTCAACAAGATATTTGCTGAAAATGCATTTGATGCTGTGATGCACTTTGCTGCTGTTGCCTACGTGGGTGAGAGTACATTGGAACCCCTTAG GTATTATCACAATATTACATCGAACACCTTACTGATTTTGGAGGCTATGGCTTCTCATGGAGTCAAGACACTTATTTACTCTAGTACCTGTGCCACCTATGGAGAACCGGAGAAGATGCCTATAATAGAAACTACACCTCAG CTCCCAATCAACccctatggaaaagccaagaaaATGGCAGAGGACATCATACTAGATTTCTCAAAGAGAACAGATATGGCTGTCATGATTTTAAG ATATTTCAATGTTATCGGATCAGACCCAGAGGGAAGACTAGGTGAGGCTCCTAGGCCTGAGCTACGAGAGCATGGAAGGATATCCGGGGCATGCTTTGATGCCGCATTAGGAATCCTTCCAGGATTGAAG GTTAAAGGAACAGATTATCCTACAGCTGATGGTACCTGCATAAGAGACTACATTGATGTCACAGATCTAGTTGATGCTCATGTGAAAGCGCTTGACAAGGCAGAGCCTAGTAAAGTTAGCATTTACAATGTTGGCACTGGAAGAG GTCGTTCTGTTAAGGAGTTTGTGGATGCCTGCAAACAGGCAACAGGAGTTGACATCAAAGTTGAGTACCTCAGCAGGAGGCCAGGAGACTATGCTGAAGTCTTCAGTGACCCTACGAAGATCAACAATGAGCTTAACTGGACTGCTCAACATACCAATctcaaggagagcctgtcggtcgCATGGAGATGGCAGAAGTCACATCCACGTGGCTACGGGACAAACTAA